GGCGTCGGCCTGAACAACGCGGTCGCGACCGGCGTCAACCTGCTCGGCGACACCCACGGCGGCGCCGGCCAGCAGTGCGTCGAGCTGCTGGAGGAGGTACGGCGGCGGGCCGCCGGCGGCGCGGACCTGGACGCGGCGGCCGCCGGCGCGGTGGCGGCCTGGCGCGCCCACACCCGCTACGTGCCCGGCTTCGGGCACCGCTTCCACCCGGTCGACCCGCGCCAGGAGCCGCTGCTGTCCCTTGTGGACGGCGCCGTCGCCGAGGGCACAGTGGACGGTGACTTCCTGCGCGCCGGCCGGGCGGTGGAGGCGGTCCTCAACCGGGGCCGGTCCCGCCGTATCCCGATGAACATCGACGGCTGCACCGCGATCATCTACGCCGAGCTGGGCTTTCCCGCCCCGCTCGCGCGGGGCCTGTTCGTGCTCGGGCGCACGGTCGGGATCCTGGCCCACGCCTGGGAGGAGACCGGCCAGGGCCGGCGCAACAAGGGCCCGATGCCACCGGCGATCCTGCCCACGTATCTCACCTAGCTGGAAGGAGCATCCATGCCGAAGCGCCGTTCCACCATGCTCAGCGCGGCCCTCGGCGCCGCGCTCACCGCCGCCGTCCTGCTGCTGAGCACGGCGATCCCCACCACCGCCAACAAAGCGGCCGACCGCCCCGAGGACCGGGGCGCGCAACACCTCGGCTACGCCGACTACGGCGTCTGCCGGGGCGTCAACCCCTCCTGCTACCACGACTGGGGCAACGTCGACCCGGCGGCCGGGTACCGGGTGCTGGTCTACAGCCGCACCGTCGGCCCGCGCCACGCCCACCTGGGCCCGGCGCTCGGCGCCGGCCTCAACCCCCCGACGACCGAGGCGCACGCCGCCGTCAACGCGCTGCGCAAACTCGGCGCCGACAACGGCTTCGCGGTCGACTGGACCGAGGACGTCACCCAGCTGTCCTCGGCCGGCTCGCTGCGCCGGTACAACGCCGTCATCTTCATGAGCACCACCCGCGACACCCTCGACGACAACGCCCAGACCGCGCTGATGCAGTACGTCCGGAGCGGCGGCGGCTTCGCCGGCGTCCACAACGCGTTCGGCACCGAGTACCACTGGAAGTACGAGGGGCTGCTCGGCGGCGCGAACTTCTACGACCACGGCCCGTACCAGCCGGGCGTGGTGCGGGTCGAGAGCCGCCGGGACGCGTCCACCGCCGGCCTGCCGCGCCGGTGAGACTTCGCCGACGAGTGGTACAACCTGGTGCCGTTCCCGTCGCAGGTGCGGGTGCTGGCCACTGTGGACGAGGACACGATGCTGCGCGGCACCCGGGGCAGCCTCGGCCACCCCGGGCACGGCGACAGCCACCCGGTCAGCTGGTGCCAGTACTACGACGGCGGCCGGTCCTGGGTCACCACGCTCGGCCACGCCGTCGACGCCTGGACCGACGCCCCGACCGAGGGCGACGCGTACTTCCTGGCCCACGTCCTCGGCGGCATCGAGTCCGCGATGGGCCGCGCGCCGTTCTGCCGTTAGCGCCCGTATCGACGAGGGGGTCGGCTCAGCCACGGCCGGCCCCCACGTCGGCGGAGGTGAGCACCTCGAAGTGGCGCAGCATCCGCTCGGCGTCCGGGGCCACCCCGGCGAAGAGCCGGAACGCCTCGGCGGCCTGGAAGACGACCATGCCGCCGCCGCCCAGGGTCCGGCAGCCGATCTCCCGCGCCCGGCGCAGCAATTCGGTCTCCAGCGGCCGGTAGATGATGTCCACGACCCACAGGTCCGGCCGCAGCAGCCGCACCGGCAGTGGCGTTCCCGGGTACGCCGCCATGCCCACCGGTGTCGCGTTGACCAGGCCGTCCGCGCCGGCGAGCCGCTCGGCCAGCAGCTCGGGCCCGCCGCCGTCGACCCGGTCGGCCCCGAACCGGTCGACCAGCGCCGTCACCAGGCGGCCGGCCCGACCGGCGTCCGCGTCGACGACGGTGAGCCGGTCGGTGCCGAGCCACAGCAGCGCGTGCGCGACGGCCGCGCCCGCCCCACCGGCACCGAGCAGCACCACCCGGCGCGCCGCCGCACCGGGCAGCCCCTGCTCGAAGCTCTTGGTGAAGCCGTACCAGTCGGTGTTGTAGCCGACCGACACGCCGCCGGACCACACCACCGTGTTCACCGCGCCGATCGCGGCCGCGTCCGGCGACATCTGGTCGAGGTGGTCGACGGCCGCCTGCTTGCACGGGTGGGTGATGTTCAGCCCGCGGAACCCGAACCGGCGCGCGGCGGCCATCAACTCCCCCACCGCCCCGGCGGGCAGCCCCAGGTCGGCGATGTCGATCACCTGGTACAGGTAGCGCAGCCCCTGGTGGTCCGCCTCCCGCTCGTGCAGCGGTGGACTCAGCGACGTGCCGATGCCGGCCCCGACCAGCCCGACCAGGAACCGCTCGCCCGTGCCCGGTGCGTCCAACGCGTCTCCAAACCGGTCAATGTACGAACCAGTACGTTAGTTATACTGCCCCGGTGAACCCGCACCTGTCCATCGCGACGGTCTGCCTGTCCGGGACCCTGGAGGACAAGCTGGCCGCCGCCGCGGCCGCCCGATTCCACGGCGTGGAGATCTTCGAGAACGACCTCGTCGCGTCGCCGTGGTCCCCGCGCCAGGTACGGCAGGAGTGCGCCCGCCGCGGCCTGTCGATCGACCTCTACCAGCCGTTCCGCGACTTCGAGGCGGTCCCGCCCGACGTGTTCGCGGCCAACCTGCGCCGGGCCGAGCGGAAGTTCGACGTACTGGAGCAGCTCGGCGCCACCACGATGCTGGTCTGCTCGTCGGTGTCGCGGGACGCCGTGGACGACGACGACCTCGCCACCGAGCAGCTGCACGCGCTGGCGACCCGGGCCGAGCGGCGCGGCCTGCGCATCGCCTACGAGGCCCTGGCGTGGGGCCGGTTCGTGAACACCTACGCGCACGCCTGGCGGATCGTGCGGCGCGCCGACCACCCCGCCCTCGGCCTGTGCCTGGACAGCTTCCACGTGCTGTCCCGGGCGACGACCCCGCCGGCATCCGGGTCGTGCCCGGCGCCAAGGTCTTCCACCTGCAACTGGCGGACGCGCCGCGCCTGTCCATCGACGTGGTCGAGTGGAGCCGGCACCACCGGCTGTTTCCCGGCCTCGGCTCGTTCAACCTGGCCGGCTTCGTCGGCCAGGTCCTGACCACCGGCTACGACGGCCCGCTGTCCCTTGAGGTGTTCAACGACGTCTACCGGCAGGCGGACCCCCGGCACGCCGCCATCGACGGGATGCGCTCGCTGCTCGCCCTCGAGGTCGTCGTATTCTTCGAGGTGGTCCAGCGCATCGGCGGGTACACCGGCTACGGCGACGCCGGCAGCGCCCCGGTACGCATGGCGGCCCACCGGGAGCGCCGGCTGCTCACGCTGCGGGACGCGCCCCAGGGTGCGCCTGGCCGCCACCGGCATCGAGGTGCTGGACGTCGAGCTGGCCCGGATCAGCCCGGAGCAGAACCCGCGCGACTTCCTGCGGTTCCTGGAGGCGGGCGCGGAGCTCGGCGCCCGGCACGTCATCACCCAGCTGCCCGATCCGGACCGGGTCCGCAAGATCGACCGGTTCGCGCAGCTGTGCGAGCTGGCCCGGCCGCTCGGCCTCACCGTCGACCTCGAGTTTCCCTCGTGGACCGAGACGCCCGACCTGCGCGAGGCCGTCCGCGTACTGCGCGGCGCCGACCAGCCCAACGCCGGCATCCTGGTGGACCTGTTGCACTTCGCGCGGTCCGGGTCCAGCGTGGCCGACCTGCGCCAACTGCCCACCGAGTGGTTCCACTTCGTCCACGTCTGCGACGCGCCGGCCGGGGTGCCCGCCACCAACGAGGGCCTCATCCACACCGCGCGCTTCGAGCGGCTGTTCCCCGGCGAGGGCGGCATCGACGTGCACGGGATCCTCGCCGCCCTGCCGCCCGGCCTGCCGTACGCCCTGGAGATCCCCCGGGCGACGCTCGTGGCGCAGGTCGGCGGGAAGGAACACGCCCGGCTGGCGATCGCCACCGCCCGCGGCGTCCTGGACCGTGCCACCCTCGAACGTGCGGCACAATGACCCGATGACGGCACCTGCCCCGCCCGACCGCCAGCGGGACGCCGAGCGCACCCGGGGCGAGATCCTCGCCGTCGCCACCCGCGAGTTCGCCGACCGCGGCTACAACGGCGCCCGGGTCGACGAGATCGCCGCCCGCACCCGCACCACCAAGCGGATGATCTACTACTACTTCGGCGGCAAGGAGCAGCTCTACGTCGCCGTGCTGGAACAGGCGTACGCCGAGATCCGCGAGGCCGAGCAGACCGTCGACGTCGGCCACCTCGACCCGGTCACCGCGATCCGCCGGCTCGCCGAGATCACCTTCGACCACCACGAGGCGCACCCGGACTTCATCCGGCTGGTGAGCACGGAGAACATCCACCGCGCCGAGCACCTGGCGCAGGCGCCGGGCCTGGTCACCCTGAACACGCCGGCCATCCGGCTCATCGGCGACATCCTCGAACGCGGCCGGGCCGCGCGGCTGTTCCGGTACGACGTGGACGCCATCGACGTACACATGATGATCAGCGCGTACTGCTTCTTCCGGGTCGCCAACCAGCACACGTTCGGCACCATCTTCGGCCGCGACCTCATGGCCCCGGCCGCCCGGGACCACTACCGCGCCATGGTCGGCGACATGATCGTCCGCTACCTCACCGACACCGGTGCCGGCTGACCACCCCTCACCCTAGGCGGCCAGGTGGGTCGGCCGGCCGGCCAGGAACGTGGCGGTGACCGGGATGTGCCGCAGGTCCTGCGGTGCCACCTCGCCGGGGTCGGTGCCGACCACGATCAGGTCGGCCGGGTCGCCGACCCGTACGCCCGCGCGCCCGCCGCTGGCCGCGCGCAGCGCCTCGGCGAGGGGGATCGCCTGCTCCGGATGCCACGACGGCCGGCCGTCGTCGGAGCGGGTGACCGCCGAGGCGATGCCGTCCCACGGGTCCAGCGGCGACACCGGCGCGTCCGAGCCGATCTCCAGCCGGGCGCCGGCGGCGAGCAGGTCGGCGTACGGGAAGGCGCGGCCGGTGCGCCCGGCCCAGTGCCGGTCGGCCACGTCGCGGTCGTCCGGGGCGTGCGCCGGCTGCACACCGACGGTCAGGTCGAGCGCCGCGAACCGGGCCAGGTCGCCGGGGTGGACCAGCTGGGCGTGCTCGATCCGGCCGGGACAGCCCACCCGGGCGAACGCGTCGAGGGCGATGGCGGTGGCATGGTCGCCGATCGCGTGCACCGCGGGCAGGATGCCGTGCCGGTACGCCCGGTCCATCAGCGGGACGAGCTCCTCCGGCGGCAGCTCCAGCCGCCCGTGGAAGGCCGTCCCCGGGTACGGGTCGTGGCAGTACGCGGTGCGGGTGTTGAGCGACCCGTCCACGAACAGCTTGTACGGCCCGACCGTGAGCAGCCCGTCCGTCTCCCCGATGGGGTCGCCGGTGCGGTGGCCGCGGGCGATGGCGTCGTCCAGCACCGGCCGGGCGATCACGCACTCCACCCGTACGGCGGGCGGGCCGGCCGCGAGCCGCCGGGTCCAGTCGGTGACCGTGTCGGCGTACTCGAAGTCGCGGATCCCGGTCACGCCGCGCGCCGCCGCCGCGGCCGCCGCCTCCAGGACCCAGCGGTCCAGCAGCTCCACCGGCGCCGCGGGCAGCGCCGACGTCGCCTCGTAGCAGTCGTTCTCGACCAGTACGCCGGTCGGGTGCTCCCACCCGATCAGCCGCAGCGCGGCCGGGCTGAGCCACAGCGTGTGCAGGTCGGCGCTGAACAGTGCCACCGGCTGGCCGGGCAGCGCCCGTTCCAGCAGGTCCTTGTGCGGCGCGTCGGGCCACAGCCCGTCCCGGAAGCCGGCGCCCATGAGCACCTCGCCGGGGCCGGCGGGCGGCTGGTTGGCCAGCAGGTCGACGACCGCCCGGGCGGAGGTCGCGGCGTCCAGCGGCACCCGGCGCCGGTGGCTGGCCCACTGCGCGGCGTGCACGTGCGCGTCGACCAGGCCCGGCAGCAGCGTCCCGCCGCGCGCGTCGATGACCCGGGCGCCGCCGGCCGGCTCGCCGGTGCCGATCGCGGCGACGACGCCGCCGGCCAGCCGCACGTCGACCAGCGGGCCGCCCAGCCCGGCCCGGACCCGGCGCAGCAGCACGTCCATCAGGTGCCCTCCCAGCCTCGAACGATCCGATGTCGATCTTTATTTGGTCGCACCACCATATGCGGGCCCGTTAGCGTGTGCGCCATGAGTGTTGATCCGGTGGCGCACAACCGGGCCGCCTGGGACCTTCAGGTCGAGCGGGGTAACGAGTGGTCGCGGCCGGTCTCGGCGCAGACGGTCGCGAAGGCGCGGGCCGGCGACTGGTCGGTCGTGCTGATCGGCTACGAGCCGGTGGACCGGTCCTGGTTCCCGGCCGAGCTGGCCGGCACGGACGTGCTGTGCCTGGCCTCCGGCGGCGGGCAGCAGGGGCCGACGCTGTCGGCGGCGGGCGCGCGGGTCACCGTCCTGGACAACTCGCCGCGCCAGCTCGAACAGGACGCGACGGTCGCCGCCCGGGACGACCTGCCGTTGCGCACCGTCCTCGGCGACATGAGTGACCTGTCGGCCTTCGCCGACGCCTCCTTCGACCTGGTCTTCAACCCGGTCTCGAACCTGTTCGTGCCGCGGCTCGCGCCGGTGTGGCGGGAGTGCTTCCGGGTGCTGCGCCCGGGTGGGGCGCTGCTGTGCGGCTTCGTCAACCCGGACGTCTACCTCTTCGACCACGAGTCCCTGGACACCCGGGGCGAGCTGGTGGTCCGGCACCGGTTGCCGTACAGCGACCTGACGCACGTCCCCGCCGACGAGCGCGAACGGCTGTGGGGCGCGGGCGCGCCGCTGGAGTACAGCCACACCATGGCCGAGCAGGTCGGCGGCCAGCTCGCCGCCGGCTTCGTGATCACCGGGTTCGCCGAGGCGCCGCACCACGCCGACGCCACCGCGGGCTGGCTGCCCGGCTACTTCGCCACCCGGGCGGTCAAGCCGGGCTGACCAGGGCCCCGCGGCCGTGCCGTGTCGTTCATGTCCACGAAACGGGGCGGGGGCGCTCTCGGCGCAGCACCATGCGGGCGGCCCGGCGGGTGCCGAGGATGGCGGCGTGCTTGTCGACACCATCAGCGCCGCCGCGCGCGAGGCGGCCGCGGCGGCCGAGCGCGCCGCCGGGGTACGCGTGCGCGAGCTGGCCGACCGGGCAGAGCTGCGCGCGGCGTCGGAGCTGCTGCGCGCCATCTGGCGGCCGGCGGGCGGCGAGCCGCTGCTGGCTCCGGACCTGATGCGGGCGATGGCGAAGGCCGGCTGCTACCTGGCCGGCGCGTACGACGGGCCGGCCCTGGTCGGCGTCTGCGTGGGCTTCTTCCACCCGCCCGCGGACGCCGCCCTGCACAGCCACGTGGCCGGGGTGGCGCCGCACGCCCAGGGCCGGGGCATCGGGTTCGCGCTCAAGGCGCACCAGCGGGCCTGGGCACTCGAACGCGGCGCCAGCACCGTCTCCTGGACCTTCGATCCGCTGGTACGCCGCAACGCGTACTTCAACATCGCGCGGCTCGGCGCCGGGGTCGCCGAGTACCTGACGAACTTCTACGGTCCGATGGAGGACGCGCTCAACCGGGGCGAGGAGTCGGACCGCGTACTCGTGCGCTGGGACCTGTCGGGCACGGGCCCGGCGGCGGTCGCGGACGGCGCGGACCCGGCGGTCGCGCTGTCCGAGGGGCCCGACGGGTGGCCGGTGCTGGGGCGGGTGGACGCCGCCCGGGTACGGGTCGGCGTGCCCTCGTCGATCGGCGCGCTGCGCCGCGACGAGCCCGGCGCGGCGCGGGCCTGGCGGGCGGCGCTGCGCGAGGTGCTCGGCGGCCTCCTGGCCGAAGGCGCGGCGGTCACCGGCTTCCACCGGGCCGGCTGGTACATGATCACTAAACCCGAGACAGGCCCTAACCTGGGGTGATGCAGCCCCAGACCGGGCCCGAGCGCCGGCTCGACCTCACCCGGATCCTCGACAACCTGGGCGCCACGCTGCTGGCGGCGGCCGGCGGCGACCCGCGCACGGCGGGCCCGGTCGGCGGTGTCGCGATCTACGACCCGGTCGACGAGCCGGTGCTGCCGCCCGGCGCGCTGGTGCTGGGCGTCGGCGTGACCGGCGCGGACCGGGTCGCGGACCTGCTGCGCCGGGTCGCCGCGCAGGGCGCCGCCGCGCTGGTGGTGCGCGCGCCGGTCGAGGTGGACGGCGGTGTGCGGCAGGCGGTCGCCGAGACCGGCGTGGTGCTGCTCGGGCTGGCGCCGGGCGCGTCGTGGGCGCAGATCCACGCGCTGCTGCGGTCGCTGACCGCCGAGGCCGAGCCGGCCGGCCTGGACGCGTTCGCCGGCGACGACCTCTTCGCGGTGGCGAACGCGATCTGCGCCCTCATCGACGCGCCGGTCACCATCGAGGACACCGAGTCGCGGGTGCTGGCGTTCTCCGCCCGGCAGGACGAGGCCGACCACATCCGGATCGAGACCATCCTGGGCCGCAAGGTGCCGGAGCCGTACGCCCAGAAGGACGCCGAGCGCGGCGCGTTCCAGCGGCTGTACCGCACGGACGGGCCGGTCTTCCTGCACGCGATCGAGTCGGGCCACCCGGACGGCACGCTGCCCCGGGTGGCCATCGCGGTCCGCGCCGGGCAGGAGCTGCTCGGCTCGATCTGGGCGGCGGTGCGCGGCCCGCTGACCGCCGACCAGGCGCAGGCGTTGTCCGACTCGGCCAAGCTGGTCGCCCTGCACCTGCTCAAGCTGCGGGCCGGCACCGGCGTCGGTCAGCGGCTGATGGCCGAGCTGGTCGCCGCGGTGCTGCAGGGCGGGCCGGAGGCGACGCGGGCGGCGGCCCGGCTGGGCCTGGAGGGCACGCCCGCGGTGGTGGCGGCCATGGGGCTCGCGGAGCCGGCCGACGCCGGGGCGCCGCTGGATCCCGTCCTGTCGGCGCGCCGCGCGACCGATCTGCAGCACGCCAGCGACGCGCTCGCGCTGCACCTGTCGGCGGTACGGCCGGGTGCGGCGGTGGCGCTGCTGGAGGGCGTGGTGTACGCCGTCCTGCCGGTGGGGCCGCGGGCCGCCCGACCGTCGTCCGGCTCGGGCGGCGACGGCGACCACGACGAGGCCGAGGAGCGGGCCGTACGGCTGTGCCAGGAGTTCCTGGACCGCACCGGCGCCCGGGTACCCACGCTGATCGGCGTCGGCCGGGTGGTGAGCACCGCGGTCGAGCTGCGCCGGTCCCGCGACGACGCCGAGCGGGCGCTGCGGGTGCTGCGTACCACCGGTGGCCGGAAGGTGGTGCGGGCGGCCGACGTGGAGGTGGACGGGCTGCTGCTGGACCTGCGGGACCTGGCCGAGGCGCGCGGCCGCGGCCCGGTCGGCCCGCTGGCCCGGCTGGCGGCGTACGACGCGGCGAAGGGCACCGCGCTGTTGCCCTCGCTGCGCGCCTGGCTGGACGCGCACGGCGACGTCATCGTGGCGAGCACCGCCGTGCACGTGCACGAGAACACGTTCCGGTACCGGTTGCGGCGCATCGCCGAGATCGGCCAGCTCGACCTGGCCGATCCCGAGGTGCGGTTCGCGACCGCCGTCCAGTTGCGCGTCTTCGAGCTGAGCTAGGCGGCTACTCCGCCAGCATGCGTACCGAGTCGGGGTGGATGCTGTCCGAGTACGCGTCGAACGTGGCGCCCTTGCCGAATACCGGCTGCAGGTTGTCCGCCATCGGCACCACGTCGGCCCGGTTCACCAGCGCCGCCTCGGCGGCCACCCACTTGGCGCACGCCTCCGGCTGCGGCAGCGCGGGCGCCTCGCCGA
This genomic stretch from Phytohabitans rumicis harbors:
- a CDS encoding citryl-CoA lyase: MTEIKDVADWWATAVSRVEPGVIELRGRPIQELIGTASFVSVIWLLLRGQPPTPAQERLLEAALVASVDHGPHAPSIAAARIAATCGVGLNNAVATGVNLLGDTHGGAGQQCVELLEEVRRRAAGGADLDAAAAGAVAAWRAHTRYVPGFGHRFHPVDPRQEPLLSLVDGAVAEGTVDGDFLRAGRAVEAVLNRGRSRRIPMNIDGCTAIIYAELGFPAPLARGLFVLGRTVGILAHAWEETGQGRRNKGPMPPAILPTYLT
- a CDS encoding shikimate dehydrogenase yields the protein MDAPGTGERFLVGLVGAGIGTSLSPPLHEREADHQGLRYLYQVIDIADLGLPAGAVGELMAAARRFGFRGLNITHPCKQAAVDHLDQMSPDAAAIGAVNTVVWSGGVSVGYNTDWYGFTKSFEQGLPGAAARRVVLLGAGGAGAAVAHALLWLGTDRLTVVDADAGRAGRLVTALVDRFGADRVDGGGPELLAERLAGADGLVNATPVGMAAYPGTPLPVRLLRPDLWVVDIIYRPLETELLRRAREIGCRTLGGGGMVVFQAAEAFRLFAGVAPDAERMLRHFEVLTSADVGAGRG
- a CDS encoding sugar phosphate isomerase/epimerase family protein, with amino-acid sequence MRLAATGIEVLDVELARISPEQNPRDFLRFLEAGAELGARHVITQLPDPDRVRKIDRFAQLCELARPLGLTVDLEFPSWTETPDLREAVRVLRGADQPNAGILVDLLHFARSGSSVADLRQLPTEWFHFVHVCDAPAGVPATNEGLIHTARFERLFPGEGGIDVHGILAALPPGLPYALEIPRATLVAQVGGKEHARLAIATARGVLDRATLERAAQ
- a CDS encoding TetR/AcrR family transcriptional regulator, whose product is MTAPAPPDRQRDAERTRGEILAVATREFADRGYNGARVDEIAARTRTTKRMIYYYFGGKEQLYVAVLEQAYAEIREAEQTVDVGHLDPVTAIRRLAEITFDHHEAHPDFIRLVSTENIHRAEHLAQAPGLVTLNTPAIRLIGDILERGRAARLFRYDVDAIDVHMMISAYCFFRVANQHTFGTIFGRDLMAPAARDHYRAMVGDMIVRYLTDTGAG
- a CDS encoding amidohydrolase, which codes for MDVLLRRVRAGLGGPLVDVRLAGGVVAAIGTGEPAGGARVIDARGGTLLPGLVDAHVHAAQWASHRRRVPLDAATSARAVVDLLANQPPAGPGEVLMGAGFRDGLWPDAPHKDLLERALPGQPVALFSADLHTLWLSPAALRLIGWEHPTGVLVENDCYEATSALPAAPVELLDRWVLEAAAAAAARGVTGIRDFEYADTVTDWTRRLAAGPPAVRVECVIARPVLDDAIARGHRTGDPIGETDGLLTVGPYKLFVDGSLNTRTAYCHDPYPGTAFHGRLELPPEELVPLMDRAYRHGILPAVHAIGDHATAIALDAFARVGCPGRIEHAQLVHPGDLARFAALDLTVGVQPAHAPDDRDVADRHWAGRTGRAFPYADLLAAGARLEIGSDAPVSPLDPWDGIASAVTRSDDGRPSWHPEQAIPLAEALRAASGGRAGVRVGDPADLIVVGTDPGEVAPQDLRHIPVTATFLAGRPTHLAA
- a CDS encoding class I SAM-dependent methyltransferase produces the protein MSVDPVAHNRAAWDLQVERGNEWSRPVSAQTVAKARAGDWSVVLIGYEPVDRSWFPAELAGTDVLCLASGGGQQGPTLSAAGARVTVLDNSPRQLEQDATVAARDDLPLRTVLGDMSDLSAFADASFDLVFNPVSNLFVPRLAPVWRECFRVLRPGGALLCGFVNPDVYLFDHESLDTRGELVVRHRLPYSDLTHVPADERERLWGAGAPLEYSHTMAEQVGGQLAAGFVITGFAEAPHHADATAGWLPGYFATRAVKPG
- a CDS encoding GNAT family N-acetyltransferase codes for the protein MLVDTISAAAREAAAAAERAAGVRVRELADRAELRAASELLRAIWRPAGGEPLLAPDLMRAMAKAGCYLAGAYDGPALVGVCVGFFHPPADAALHSHVAGVAPHAQGRGIGFALKAHQRAWALERGASTVSWTFDPLVRRNAYFNIARLGAGVAEYLTNFYGPMEDALNRGEESDRVLVRWDLSGTGPAAVADGADPAVALSEGPDGWPVLGRVDAARVRVGVPSSIGALRRDEPGAARAWRAALREVLGGLLAEGAAVTGFHRAGWYMITKPETGPNLG
- a CDS encoding PucR family transcriptional regulator, translating into MQPQTGPERRLDLTRILDNLGATLLAAAGGDPRTAGPVGGVAIYDPVDEPVLPPGALVLGVGVTGADRVADLLRRVAAQGAAALVVRAPVEVDGGVRQAVAETGVVLLGLAPGASWAQIHALLRSLTAEAEPAGLDAFAGDDLFAVANAICALIDAPVTIEDTESRVLAFSARQDEADHIRIETILGRKVPEPYAQKDAERGAFQRLYRTDGPVFLHAIESGHPDGTLPRVAIAVRAGQELLGSIWAAVRGPLTADQAQALSDSAKLVALHLLKLRAGTGVGQRLMAELVAAVLQGGPEATRAAARLGLEGTPAVVAAMGLAEPADAGAPLDPVLSARRATDLQHASDALALHLSAVRPGAAVALLEGVVYAVLPVGPRAARPSSGSGGDGDHDEAEERAVRLCQEFLDRTGARVPTLIGVGRVVSTAVELRRSRDDAERALRVLRTTGGRKVVRAADVEVDGLLLDLRDLAEARGRGPVGPLARLAAYDAAKGTALLPSLRAWLDAHGDVIVASTAVHVHENTFRYRLRRIAEIGQLDLADPEVRFATAVQLRVFELS